A stretch of Komagataella phaffii GS115 chromosome 2, complete sequence DNA encodes these proteins:
- a CDS encoding RNA helicase in the DEAD-box family, involved in RNA isomerization at the 5' splice site, with protein sequence MTLSLNDILNKRKRVEKVQFLSKAKRQQLKLEKEHQQKQNEKILPIAKKKTVAKDSDSLPSVPADSNAIPNHNRNGSVKAKKGDAKFQFQWNQEEDTSLDYQPLITVNDGVDQRNIEKDTHWRRKSISEMTLRDWRILKEDFNISSKGGDIPNPLRFWGESNIKKEILDIVHSLGFDEPTPIQRASIPLALASRDLIGIAKTGSGKTLAYIIPALNYLLQLPHLESGDQIPQVLILVPTRELALQVEKEFKKFTVKLDLNIISLIGGHSIEENVNSISRGCEIVVATPGRLLDCYERKMISLAECYYVVLDEADRMIDMGFEVQVLKILKLLPTDQNRFTSRPRNTFMFTATMSTAIQKITKNYLNQPGTLTVGELGTVVDTVTQEVRYFPNENAKLNHLFSILPSFRPPIIIFVNYKKTCEFLQNQLSKNTALSSTVIHGSKNQDQRELAIQNLRSGKIDVLIATDLAGRGIDIPNVSLVVNFQMANGLDSYTHRIGRTGRAGNRGYSITYLGPEDSEIFSEFRKLLVKSGSKIPAELRQHDMNEKRNMRNIEL encoded by the coding sequence ATGACATTATCTTTGAATGATATCTTGaataaaagaaagaggGTGGAGAAAGTTCAATTCCTATCTAAAGCAAAACGTCAGCAGCTAAAGCTAGAAAAGGAGcatcaacaaaaacaaaatgaaaagattcttcccattgcaaagaagaagacagTAGCAAAAGATTCAGACTCCCTGCCTTCTGTTCCAGCAGATTCAAACGCTATACCTAATCATAACCGTAATGGATCTGTTAAAGCTAAGAAGGGTGATGCAAAATTTCAGTTTCAATGgaatcaagaagaagacacATCACTTGACTATCAACCTTTGATCACTGTTAACGATGGTGTTGATCAGagaaatattgaaaaggaTACCCATTGGCGAAGAAAGTCAATATCTGAAATGACACTGAGAGATTGGCGAATACTTAAAGAGGATTTTAatatttcatcaaaaggTGGTGATATTCCTAACCCGTTGAGGTTTTGGGGTGAAAGTaacatcaagaaagagattctTGATATTGTCCACAGTCTAGGCTTTGATGAACCAACTCCCATTCAGAGAGCCTCCATACCACTGGCTCTGGCCTCCAGAGATTTAATTGGTATAGCCAAGACTGGTTCGGGTAAAACTTTGGCCTATATTATTCCGGCTTTGAATtatcttctccaacttcCCCACCTTGAAAGTGGAGATCAAATCCCCCAAGTCCTTATATTGGTGCCCACGAGGGAGTTAGCacttcaagttgaaaaggagTTTAAAAAATTCACTGTTAAACTCGACCTGAACATTATCAGTTTGATTGGTGGTCACTCTATAGAAGAAAATGTCAACAGCATTAGCCGTGGATGTGAAATTGTGGTCGCAACTCCGGGAAGATTACTTGACTGttatgaaagaaaaatgatCTCATTGGCGGAATGCTACTACGTAGTATTAGATGAGGCAGATAGAATGATTGACATGGGATTTGAAGTTCAAGTGCTAAAAATATTGAAACTTTTACCCACTGATCAGAATCGTTTCACGTCTAGACCACGCAATACATTTATGTTTACAGCTACAATGTCAACAGCAATTCAGAAAATTACCAAAAATTACTTGAACCAACCAGGAACGCTTACAGTCGGGGAGCTTGGCACAGTTGTTGACACAGTGACACAAGAAGTACGTTATTTCCCTAATGAGAATGCTAAATTAAATCATTTGTTTAGTATATTGCCCAGCTTTAGACCTCCCATTATCATATTTGTTAACTATAAGAAGACCTGTGAGTTTTTGCAGAATCAACTCTCTAAGAATACTGCCCTTTCATCCACAGTCATTCATGGATCTAAGAATCAAGATCAACGTGAGTTGGCAATCCAAAATCTTCGGTCAGGGAAGATAGATGTTCTGATTGCCACAGATTTAGCTGGTCGGGGAATTGATATTCCCAACGTATCTTTGGTAGTCAATTTTCAAATGGCAAATGGGTTGGATAGCTACACACATagaattggaagaactggaaggGCTGGTAATAGAGGTTATAGCATAACTTATCTGGGACCAGAGGATTCCGAAATATTCTCTGAATTTAGAAAGCTTCTGGTAAAATCCGGAAGCAAAATCCCAGCTGAGCTTCGTCAACACGATATGAACGAGAAGAGAAACATGAGAAATATAGAATTATAA
- a CDS encoding Protein involved in pre-mRNA splicing, component of a complex containing Cef1p has translation MGRRPARVQVDPESIDSDERPPQTGNIFNIWYSKWSGGDSSDRNTQTHSKTRCNIERDSGYTKADKEQSPFFCLYFSRGACCLGKKCEYLHRLPKETDSWIPHTLDCFGREKFAEYRDDMGGVGNFNKINRTLFVGRINEIDDSIELKISKNFAEWGDIDRIRVIPNKNIAFVTYKNELNAQFAKEAMAHQSLDPDNENEILSVKWANEDPNPEAKAKIEHEHNQQKLKIAKQLVEKLERLKQYESEKRASVTVEEPEETDDLPPKRQKMIQPSPLTPTFFNGSLSVLSELKHKKAHPQKNQALVDYSSDDSD, from the coding sequence ATGGGAAGAAGACCAGCCAGAGTCCAGGTGGATCCTGAGTCTATCGACTCTGACGAGAGACCACCACAGACAGGtaatattttcaatatATGGTACTCTAAATGGTCAGGAGGCGACAGTAGTGATCGAAATACACAAACGCATTCAAAGACCAGATGTAATATAGAGAGGGACTCAGGTTATACAAAAGCTGATAAAGAGCAAAGTCCATTTTTCTGCTTATATTTTTCCAGAGGGGCATGCTGTTTAGGTAAAAAGTGTGAATATTTGCATCGTTTGCCCAAGGAGACTGATAGCTGGATTCCTCATACTTTGGACTGTTTTGGACGGGAGAAGTTTGCAGAGTATAGGGATGACATGGGCGGTGTGGGAAACTTTAACAAAATCAACCGCACCTTATTCGTTGGCAGGATTAACGAAATAGACGATTCTATAGAACTAAAGATTTCGAAGAATTTTGCAGAATGGGGAGATATCGACAGGATCAGAGTGATACCGAATAAGAACATTGCATTTGTTACATATAAAAATGAGTTGAATGCCCAATTTGCAAAGGAGGCAATGGCCCACCAATCTTTGGACCCCgataatgaaaatgaaatccTTAGTGTCAAATGGGCCAACGAAGATCCAAACCCAGAAGCCAAGGCCAAAATTGAACATGAACATAACCAGCAAAAGCTAAAAATTGCCAAGCAGTTGGTCGAAAAATTAGAAAGATTAAAACAATATGAATCGGAGAAGAGAGCTTCAGTTACCGTTGAGGAGCCAGAGGAAACAGATGATTTGCCTCCGAAAAGACAGAAGATGATTCAACCCTCACCACTCACGCCAACCTTTTTCAACGGATCGTTGTCAGTGCTTAGTGAGTTAAAGCATAAGAAAGCGCACCCACAGAAAAATCAGGCGTTAGTTGACTACAGTAGTGATGATAGTGATTAA
- a CDS encoding Essential subunit of RNA polymerase III transcription factor (TFIIIB), which is involved in transcri, whose protein sequence is MSSFLRKGGPRFTPKVTKREIKVDTKQKNGTETEKKVTFEEPEKSAISEVKELPEIENVKAEVISQKEQQEQARPVAQQESPKVIKKKAKVGGEDKETEYVFPHTVIHQEELHIKVSDSQIERSMDLSRELPEKAKTATDNNFEPPNSRTKKGSDLTKFSFPPSITGAFRQKRLPSISSGLGTGMLLKNASGSNNKTSFPPKSVRIPDILKTKTDKSSAENIKLSQLFVDEAEEVQEEKDEGDDVDDENEDIHTSKPPTKNKRRVMKVSGSSKHARGEEDDGQDSEELTSDSDGTPGASKKKPITNEPNSKRRKTHSKKVAIMFTTEGNKQLAMVQNINVLLKDKRFLKNGDLSKLRIDENVISLAELCKPALPIGEISDNFEIAEDALKSRRLKSAERRLIREKAREENTTLEEVKKKIEEERLKIVQSNSDVNELEVTSTVKILAPEAPSTNSVNTVQLQIQQDGTIGVDSESLMLNRHKNEGNEDKEREEENKFKNPVNFGTYGKFTYSERWSSEETLRFYQALASWGTDFSILQQLFPYRTRKQVKNKFNLEERRNPELIGMALMRKLPPNLEKYCQDTNNSFKTLEQYNQELKELKVNHERQLKEMKELQEKSRLEDIESQRLREIGRRTGTKKVTRAQMIQELRANQTVVGTIDDRYNYHVFPKGGLNSSFTEHVVIYSQILKHTMKLSYFALSIGVSILIVSRFQLDARYSIGSVIGLLIMANHLYQYLSFEIKESLLVIPNTGIQITSTRINDGIARSSKTLDSHFISNEYLSDIVINEAFQGNQVVYYMVAVTRKNDKIKLLVIFPKLLPRLNILQKILANVGNPVEVSQE, encoded by the exons ATGAGTAGTTTCCTCA GAAAGGGGGGACCCAGGTTCACACCCAAAGTCACTAAGCGGGAAATCAAGGTTGACACTaaacaaaaaaatggaacTGAAACTGAGAAAAAAGTAACGTTTGAAGAACCCGAGAAGTCTGCAATATCAGAAGTGAAAGAACTACCAGAAATAGAAAATGTGAAAGCAGAAGTTATATCACAGAAAGAACAACAGGAACAAGCAAGACCAGTCGCTCAGCAAGAAAGTCCTAAAGTGATTAAGAAGAAAGCGAAAGTGGGTGGAGAGGATAAGGAAACTGAATACGTTTTCCCTCATACAGTAATTCATCAGGAAGAACTACATATAAAAGTATCAGATAGTCAGATAGAACGATCGATGGATCTTTCCAGAGAACTGCCAGAAAAGGCAAAAACAGCCACAGATAATAACTTTGAACCCCCCAACTCAAGAACCAAGAAGGGTTCAGATTTGAcaaaattctcttttcctCCAAGCATCACTGGCGCATTCAGGCAAAAAAGGTTACCTTCCATTAGCTCCGGTTTGGGTACTGGTATGCTACTGAAAAATGCCTCTGGATCTAACAATAAAACCAGCTTCCCTCCCAAGAGTGTGCGTATCCCCGATATACTGAAAACTAAGACAGATAAGTCATCAGCGGAAAACATCAAGTTATCTCAATTATTTGTCGATGAAGCCGAAGAAGTGCAAGAGGAGAAAGACGAAGGCGACGACGTTGATGACGAAAATGAGGATATACACACTTCAAAACCTCCAaccaaaaataaaagaagGGTTATGAAGGTAAGTGGATCCTCCAAGCATGCAAGAGGTGAGGAGGATGATGGTCAAGACTCGGAGGAACTCACTTCTGATTCGGATGGTACGCCCGGTGcgtcaaagaagaaacctATAACTAACGAACCGAACAGTAAACGCAGAAAAACGCACAGTAAGAAAGTTGCTATAATGTTTACAACTGAAGGTAATAAACAACTAGCAATGGTACAAAACATCAATGTGCTTTTGAAGGACAAGCGTTTTCTGAAGAATGGAGATTTGTCAAAGTTGCGCATAGATGAGAATGTCATCTCATTGGCAGAGCTGTGCAAGCCAGCCCTGCCAATCGGTGAAATTTCCgataattttgaaatagCCGAAGATGCTCTAAAATCCCGAAGACTGAAATCTGCAGAAAGAAGATTAATCAGAGAAAAGGCAAGGGAAGAAAATACTACTCTGGAAGAAGTTAAGAAGAAGatcgaagaagaaaggcTGAAGATTGTACAAAGTAACAGTGATGTTAATGAACTTGAGGTCACTTCCACTGTTAAAATTTTGGCACCAGAGGCTCCATCTACAAATTCCGTTAACACAGTGCAATTGCAGATTCAACAAGACGGTACAATTGGTGTGGACTCTGAATCACTTATGTTAAACCGCCACAAAAATGAAGGCAACGAAGACAAAGAACgtgaagaagaaaacaaattcaagaatcCAGTCAATTTTGGAACGTACGGAAAGTTTACATACAGTGAGCGATGGTCGTCTGAAGAAACTTTAAGGTTCTACCAAGCGTTAGCGTCCTGGGGAACTGACTTTTcgattcttcaacaattgtTTCCCTATCGTACAAGAAAACAGGTCAAGAATAAGTTTAATTTAGAAGAGAGGAGGAATCCTGAATTGATTGGCATGGCACTGATGCGTAAACTGCCCCCGAATCTAGAAAAGTATTGTCAGGATACCAATAATAGTTTCAAGACTTTGGAACAGTACAACCAGGAACTGAAGGAACTGAAGGTGAATCACGAAAGAcaattgaaggagatgAAGGAGCTACAAGAGAAGTCAAGATTAGAGGACATTGAGTCTCAGAGATTGAGAGAAATTGGCCGTAGAACTGGAACGAAGAAAGTTACCAGAGCACAGATGATTCAAGAATTGCGTGCCAATCAGACGGTCGTCGGTACCATAGATG ACCGGTACAACTATCATGTATTCCCCAAAGGAggtttgaactcttcattcACCGAGCATGTAGTCATTTACTCGCAGATCTTGAAGCACACCATGAAATTGAGCTATTTTGCTTTGTCGATCGGAGTTTCCATATTGATTGTCTCTCGGTTTCAGTTGGACGCAAGGTATTCGATTGGGTCTGTAATCGGCCTACTCATTATGGCAAATCACTTGTATCAGTATTTaagctttgaaatcaaagaatcaCTGTTGGTTATTCCAAATACGGGTATACAAATAACTTCCACACGGATCAACGATGGTATTGCCAGGAGCTCCAAAACATTAGATTCGCATTTCATTTCTAATGAATACCTCTCCGATATTGTGATCAATGAGGCTTTTCAAGGAAATCAAGTTGTATACTACATGGTGGCTGTAACGAGGAAGAACGATAAAATCAAACTGCTGGTTATATTCCCAAAGCTCTTACCTAGACTAAACATTTTGCAGAAAATCCTCGCAAACGTAGGAAACCCAGTGGAGGTCAGCCAAGAATAA